The proteins below are encoded in one region of Syntrophotalea carbinolica DSM 2380:
- a CDS encoding type I restriction endonuclease subunit R, with translation MFNEENTVEQMALDMLCGGVISNMVAEELASYGGEIKGWRFVAAEELPRQHSDVLVESMVRDALIRLNPEIKAQPDRADEVLYRLRTIPLSVQSEGLVRANELFAEWLRGEKSMPFGERGEHTPVRLIDFENLSNNDYVVTNQWVYPVKEGGRRFDIVMLVNGIPLVVGEAKTPVRPAVTWVDGASDIHNGYEQSVPQMFVPNVLSFATEGKSYRYGSVRMPIDIWGPWHEGENKAEGTLADVQRSIRSMLCPHVVLDILQNFTLFATDKKHRRIKIICRYQQYEGANLMVARVVKGYPKKGLIWHFQGSGKSLLMVFAAQKLRMHRKLGNPTVMIVVDRIDLDTQITATFNAADIPNMIGAATRQELQSLLAADTRKIIITTIHKFGEADGRLNERSNIIVMVDEAHRTQEGDLGRKMRDALPNAFLFGLTGTPINKRDRNTFWAFGADEDEQGYMSRYSFQDSIRDKATLPLHFEAVDVKLHINKDAIDEAYSQMTDELSELDRDDLAKRAAKMAVLIKAPARVNAICQHIVKHFQEKVEPNGFKAQVVTFDRECCVLYKKAMDELVGPEASAIVMHTQGGKSDEYAEWKLTKDEEEKLLDRFRDPNDPLKFLIVTSKLLTGFDAPILQVMYLDKPMKDHNLLQAICRTNRVYPGKTHGLIVDYLGIFDDVATALDFDEKAVQKVITNLDDLKKELPGVVAKSLSFFPGVDRTVGGYEGLIAAQDCLPDNETRDKFAAEYSVLSCLWEALSPDPCLGPYEKDYKWLTQVYESVKPPSGNGKLLWHALGAKTIELVHKNVHLETVRDDLDTLVMDAEVLEGLLDAKDPDKKSKEIEIKLIARLRKHKDNPKFVALGERLEKLKERHEQGLLHSLDFLKELLTLAKEVVQAEKQVDPVDEQAKAKAALTELFAEVKSGKTPVVVERVVNDIDEIVRMVRFPGWQNTHAGEREVQKALRKVIYVKYQVKDQDLFDKAYSYVKQYY, from the coding sequence ATGTTTAACGAAGAAAACACTGTCGAACAGATGGCTCTCGACATGCTCTGTGGCGGCGTGATTTCGAACATGGTTGCCGAAGAGCTCGCCAGTTACGGCGGCGAGATCAAAGGCTGGCGTTTCGTGGCCGCCGAGGAGCTGCCGCGCCAGCACTCCGACGTGCTGGTGGAGTCGATGGTGCGCGACGCCCTCATCCGCCTGAACCCGGAAATCAAGGCCCAGCCCGACCGTGCCGACGAGGTGCTCTATCGTCTGCGGACCATCCCGCTGTCGGTGCAGAGCGAAGGCCTGGTGCGGGCCAACGAGCTGTTTGCCGAATGGCTGCGGGGCGAGAAATCCATGCCTTTCGGTGAACGCGGCGAACATACGCCGGTGCGCTTGATCGACTTCGAGAATCTCAGCAACAACGATTACGTGGTTACCAACCAGTGGGTCTATCCGGTCAAAGAAGGCGGTCGCCGTTTCGACATTGTCATGCTGGTCAACGGTATCCCGCTGGTGGTCGGCGAGGCCAAAACGCCGGTGCGCCCGGCGGTGACCTGGGTGGACGGAGCCAGCGACATCCACAACGGCTACGAACAGAGCGTGCCGCAGATGTTTGTGCCCAACGTCCTCTCTTTTGCCACCGAGGGCAAGAGCTATCGGTACGGCTCGGTGCGCATGCCCATCGATATCTGGGGGCCGTGGCACGAAGGCGAGAACAAGGCCGAGGGGACGCTTGCAGACGTGCAGCGCTCCATCCGCTCCATGCTGTGCCCCCATGTGGTGCTAGACATTCTGCAGAACTTCACTCTGTTCGCCACCGACAAGAAGCACCGGCGCATCAAGATCATCTGCCGCTATCAGCAGTACGAAGGCGCTAACCTGATGGTGGCCCGCGTGGTCAAGGGCTATCCCAAGAAGGGCCTGATCTGGCATTTCCAAGGCTCAGGCAAATCGCTGCTGATGGTGTTCGCGGCGCAGAAGCTGCGGATGCATCGTAAGCTCGGCAACCCCACGGTAATGATCGTGGTGGACCGCATCGACCTGGATACCCAGATCACCGCCACCTTCAATGCCGCCGATATCCCGAACATGATCGGAGCCGCCACCCGGCAGGAGCTGCAAAGCCTACTGGCGGCCGATACCCGCAAGATCATCATCACTACCATTCATAAATTCGGCGAGGCGGACGGCCGCCTGAATGAGCGCTCGAACATCATCGTGATGGTGGACGAGGCGCACCGTACACAGGAAGGCGATCTGGGGCGCAAGATGCGCGACGCGCTGCCCAACGCCTTTCTCTTTGGTCTGACCGGCACGCCGATCAACAAGCGGGACCGCAACACCTTTTGGGCCTTCGGCGCGGATGAGGATGAACAGGGCTATATGAGCCGCTACTCGTTCCAGGACTCGATCCGGGACAAGGCCACGCTGCCGCTGCACTTCGAGGCGGTGGACGTGAAGCTGCACATCAACAAGGACGCCATCGACGAAGCCTACTCTCAGATGACCGATGAGCTGAGCGAGTTGGATCGTGATGACCTGGCCAAGCGGGCCGCCAAGATGGCGGTGCTGATTAAGGCCCCGGCGCGGGTGAACGCCATCTGCCAGCACATTGTTAAGCACTTCCAGGAGAAGGTGGAGCCGAACGGCTTCAAAGCCCAAGTGGTGACCTTTGACCGGGAGTGCTGTGTTCTCTACAAGAAGGCTATGGATGAGCTGGTCGGCCCAGAGGCCAGCGCCATCGTCATGCACACCCAGGGTGGCAAGTCCGATGAGTACGCGGAATGGAAACTGACCAAAGACGAGGAGGAAAAGCTTCTCGACCGTTTCCGCGATCCGAACGATCCGCTTAAGTTCCTGATCGTCACTTCCAAGCTACTGACCGGCTTCGATGCGCCCATTCTGCAGGTGATGTACCTCGACAAGCCGATGAAGGATCACAACCTGCTGCAGGCCATCTGCCGCACCAACCGTGTCTACCCCGGCAAGACCCACGGCCTGATCGTGGATTACCTGGGCATCTTCGATGATGTGGCCACGGCCCTCGATTTCGATGAAAAGGCGGTGCAGAAGGTCATCACCAATCTGGATGACCTCAAGAAAGAGCTGCCCGGCGTTGTGGCGAAGAGCCTTTCGTTCTTCCCTGGCGTGGACCGCACCGTCGGTGGCTACGAAGGGCTGATCGCGGCGCAGGATTGTCTGCCGGATAACGAGACCCGGGACAAGTTCGCGGCCGAATACTCGGTGCTCTCCTGTTTGTGGGAGGCGCTGTCTCCCGATCCCTGTCTCGGCCCTTATGAAAAGGACTATAAATGGCTGACCCAGGTGTATGAGTCGGTGAAGCCGCCGAGCGGCAACGGCAAGCTGCTCTGGCACGCCCTGGGGGCCAAGACCATCGAGCTGGTGCATAAAAACGTACATCTGGAGACAGTGCGCGACGATCTGGACACCCTGGTGATGGACGCCGAGGTACTCGAAGGGCTGCTTGATGCCAAGGACCCGGACAAGAAATCCAAGGAAATCGAGATTAAGCTCATCGCCCGCCTGCGCAAGCACAAGGACAATCCAAAGTTTGTCGCCCTGGGTGAACGTCTCGAAAAGCTCAAAGAGCGGCACGAACAGGGCCTGCTCCACAGCCTCGACTTCCTAAAGGAACTGCTGACCCTGGCCAAGGAGGTTGTCCAGGCCGAGAAGCAGGTGGACCCGGTCGATGAACAGGCCAAAGCCAAGGCGGCCTTGACCGAGCTGTTCGCCGAGGTGAAGAGCGGTAAGACGCCAGTGGTTGTCGAGCGGGTCGTCAACGACATCGACGAGATTGTGCGGATGGTTCGGTTCCCCGGCTGGCAAAACACCCATGCTGGGGAGCGCGAGGTCCAGAAGGCCCTGCGCAAAGTGATTTATGTGAAATACCAGGTCAAGGACCAGGATCTGTTCGACAAGGCGTACAGTTATGTTAAACAATATTATTGA
- a CDS encoding restriction endonuclease subunit S, whose product MNKRSLKPGWEMVKFGEVVKNSNLVERDPEANAIERIVGLEHIDPENLHIRRWNSVADGTSFTRKFVPGQTLFGKRRAYQRKVAFAEFEGICSGDILTFEPKNAKILLAELLPFICQSDAFFDYALDTSVGSLSPRTSWRALKDFEFPLPPLDEQKRIAEILWAADEAVEKYASLTSDLNAYVETLIENNITSTNVTSVLGDYCPSDGIKIGPFGSLLHAEDYQSEGVPVVMPADIEKGVIQEEKVARISEEKALELQNYRLSENDILFPRRGDLTKRALVLAHQENWLCGTGTIRVRLKEGINPRAVFWAVTSSSTNRWLDRFSVGTTMPNLNATTIKKIPFHLPEGSKAGEFLGLLERTKSLHANAVVHHQKLVALKKHLIGNLVVEGAAHV is encoded by the coding sequence ATGAATAAACGCTCCTTGAAGCCAGGCTGGGAGATGGTGAAGTTTGGCGAGGTGGTGAAGAACTCCAATCTTGTGGAGCGTGATCCCGAGGCCAATGCCATTGAAAGAATCGTCGGGCTCGAACACATCGACCCCGAAAATCTGCACATCCGGCGCTGGAACTCTGTTGCGGATGGCACATCGTTTACCCGCAAATTTGTGCCGGGACAGACTCTTTTCGGTAAACGCCGGGCCTATCAACGCAAGGTTGCCTTTGCCGAGTTTGAAGGCATTTGCTCCGGGGACATCCTGACGTTCGAGCCAAAAAACGCAAAGATTCTGCTGGCGGAACTCCTGCCCTTTATCTGCCAGAGCGATGCGTTTTTCGATTATGCGCTTGATACCTCGGTCGGTTCGCTGTCACCGAGAACCAGTTGGAGGGCGCTTAAAGACTTTGAATTCCCGTTGCCGCCCCTTGATGAACAGAAGCGCATTGCCGAGATCCTGTGGGCAGCAGATGAGGCGGTGGAAAAATATGCATCGCTTACCAGCGATCTGAATGCCTACGTGGAAACTCTGATTGAAAACAATATTACATCAACGAACGTCACCAGTGTGCTGGGAGATTATTGCCCATCCGATGGAATAAAAATCGGGCCATTTGGAAGCCTTCTTCACGCTGAAGATTATCAATCTGAGGGGGTTCCTGTGGTAATGCCTGCTGATATCGAGAAGGGTGTCATTCAGGAAGAAAAAGTTGCAAGAATAAGTGAGGAGAAGGCTCTCGAACTACAAAATTACCGCTTGTCCGAAAACGACATTCTATTCCCTCGTAGAGGAGATCTTACAAAACGCGCTCTTGTTTTAGCCCATCAAGAAAATTGGCTTTGCGGAACCGGCACAATAAGAGTTCGATTAAAAGAAGGAATAAATCCACGTGCCGTTTTTTGGGCAGTTACGAGTTCATCTACAAATCGCTGGTTAGATCGATTTTCCGTCGGAACAACGATGCCCAATCTCAACGCCACAACGATCAAGAAAATCCCGTTTCACCTTCCCGAAGGGTCTAAAGCGGGAGAATTCCTTGGATTGCTTGAGCGGACAAAAAGTTTGCATGCAAATGCTGTAGTGCATCACCAAAAACTTGTAGCACTCAAAAAGCATCTCATAGGAAATTTAGTCGTGGAGGGAGCCGCCCATGTTTAA
- a CDS encoding type I restriction-modification system subunit M codes for MISQSQLESYLWGAATLLRGYIDAGDYKQFIFPLLFYKRLCDVYDEELADALEESGGDQEYAALPEQHRFQIPEDAHWKATRTKVKNVGKVIQDALRAIETANPDTLYGVFGDAQWTNKDRLPDRMLRELIEHFSSQTLSLSNCPEDELGVGYEFLIKKFADDSGHTAAEFYTNRTVVHLMTEMLEPRPGESIYDPTCGSAGMLLSAVAHLKRQNKEWRNLRLFGQERNLLTSAIGRMNLFLHGIEDFRIVRGDTLANPAFVEGDRLKQFDVVLANPPYSIKQWDRDAWSADSWGRNLYGTPPQGRADYAFWQHIIKSMKAKSGRCAILFPHGVLFRNEELAMREKLVAHDVVECVLGLGPNLFYNSPMEACVVICRMNKPKERRNKVLFINAVNEVTRERAQSFLTDDHIQHIVAAYQTFGDEDGFARVVGDDEIREKGSNLSIPLYVRADNSNAQERSETFGLQQAIADWQKSSKALRKSMDYLFGILEGVSSKTDAPIRTITKKTIHKERVVQPAFKRAVLAAEVTSKLHMEPTFGSVKHEKIVFLCEKMLGLSEALEHHHLRQAAGPYDPKARRSTDRTFTKNKWFIIKKNGKRIEYLKGEKFGSHEGYFERYFPRESKYIHDIVELLRAATTEQCEIVATLFSAWHDFLDQGTAPSDDQIVQEVLNNWHESKKRIPAKRWHRGLVWMREKRLTPTDAFGQGAV; via the coding sequence ATGATTTCCCAATCCCAACTTGAATCCTACCTCTGGGGCGCGGCCACCTTGCTGCGTGGTTACATCGATGCCGGGGACTACAAGCAGTTCATCTTCCCGCTGCTGTTCTACAAGCGCCTGTGCGACGTGTACGACGAAGAACTGGCCGATGCGCTGGAGGAGTCCGGCGGCGATCAGGAATACGCCGCACTCCCTGAGCAGCATCGCTTCCAGATCCCGGAAGACGCCCACTGGAAGGCCACCCGCACCAAGGTCAAGAACGTGGGCAAGGTCATTCAGGATGCCCTGCGGGCGATTGAGACGGCCAACCCCGATACCCTGTACGGGGTCTTCGGTGATGCCCAGTGGACCAATAAGGACCGCCTGCCGGACCGCATGCTGCGCGAGCTGATCGAGCATTTCAGCTCGCAGACGCTTTCGCTCTCCAACTGCCCCGAGGATGAGCTGGGCGTGGGCTATGAGTTTCTGATCAAGAAGTTCGCTGACGATTCCGGCCACACCGCTGCGGAGTTCTATACCAACCGCACCGTGGTTCACCTGATGACCGAGATGCTTGAACCCAGGCCGGGCGAGTCTATCTATGACCCCACCTGCGGTTCGGCGGGCATGCTGCTCTCCGCCGTCGCCCACCTCAAACGGCAGAACAAGGAATGGCGGAACCTGCGGCTATTCGGTCAGGAGCGTAATCTGCTCACCTCGGCCATCGGCCGGATGAACCTGTTCCTGCATGGCATCGAGGACTTTCGCATCGTCCGGGGCGATACCCTGGCCAATCCCGCCTTTGTCGAAGGCGACCGGCTTAAGCAGTTCGACGTGGTGTTGGCCAATCCGCCGTATTCCATCAAGCAGTGGGACCGTGATGCCTGGTCCGCCGATTCGTGGGGCCGGAACCTCTACGGCACTCCGCCCCAGGGCCGCGCCGACTATGCCTTCTGGCAGCACATCATCAAGAGCATGAAGGCCAAGAGTGGTCGCTGCGCCATCCTGTTTCCGCATGGTGTTCTCTTCCGCAACGAAGAGCTGGCCATGCGTGAGAAACTGGTCGCCCACGATGTTGTGGAGTGCGTGCTGGGCCTCGGTCCCAACCTCTTTTACAACTCGCCCATGGAAGCCTGCGTCGTTATCTGCCGGATGAACAAGCCCAAGGAGCGCAGGAATAAGGTGCTCTTCATCAACGCGGTGAACGAGGTGACCCGCGAGCGGGCGCAGAGCTTTCTGACCGACGACCACATCCAGCACATTGTCGCCGCCTACCAGACCTTTGGCGACGAGGACGGCTTTGCCCGGGTGGTCGGCGATGATGAGATCCGGGAGAAAGGCAGCAATCTCAGCATCCCGCTTTACGTTCGAGCGGACAACAGCAATGCTCAGGAGAGGAGCGAAACCTTTGGCTTGCAACAGGCTATTGCCGATTGGCAGAAGAGTTCAAAAGCATTGCGGAAATCTATGGACTACCTATTTGGAATTCTGGAAGGAGTTTCGTCAAAAACCGATGCACCAATCAGGACAATAACCAAAAAAACAATTCATAAGGAAAGGGTCGTTCAACCCGCTTTTAAACGAGCGGTTTTGGCAGCGGAGGTTACCTCCAAGCTGCACATGGAGCCCACCTTTGGCTCCGTGAAGCACGAAAAAATCGTTTTCCTCTGTGAAAAAATGCTCGGTTTGAGTGAAGCCCTAGAGCATCACCACCTGCGCCAGGCTGCCGGCCCTTATGATCCCAAGGCCAGACGGTCAACAGACAGAACCTTTACGAAAAACAAGTGGTTTATTATAAAGAAAAATGGAAAACGGATCGAATACCTGAAAGGGGAAAAGTTCGGTAGTCATGAAGGATATTTCGAACGGTATTTTCCCAGGGAAAGTAAATATATCCACGACATAGTGGAGTTACTGAGAGCCGCCACCACGGAACAGTGTGAAATTGTGGCAACCCTCTTCAGCGCCTGGCATGATTTTCTGGATCAGGGAACAGCGCCTTCCGATGACCAGATTGTCCAGGAAGTTCTGAACAACTGGCATGAAAGCAAGAAGCGTATTCCTGCTAAGCGGTGGCACAGGGGGCTTGTATGGATGCGGGAAAAACGATTGACACCTACGGACGCCTTTGGGCAAGGAGCCGTGTGA
- a CDS encoding type I restriction-modification system subunit M: protein MKSLSIQSQNIDISSLSGHLWQAANILRGPVDAADFKTYIFPLLFFKRLSDVYDEEYAAALEESDGDVEFAQFPENHRFQVPENCHWKDARAKSANIGHALQKAMRCIEQANPDTLHGIFGDAQWTNKERLSDALLKDLLEHFSSLNLGNEHCKADILGQAYEYLIKKFADLTNKKAGEFYTPRSVVALMVRILAPKAGETIYDPACGTGGMLLEALHHVKEHGGDEHLMLGKLYGQEKNLTTSSIARMNLFLHGAEDFHIERGDTLRLPAFYSGDSLATFDCVIANPPFSLKKWGDDAWTNDPYGRNFAGLPPAKSGDFAWVQHMVKSMARKTGRMAVVLPHGVLFRMSKEGKIRHKLLEMDILEAVIGLGKNIFYGTGLAPCVLVFRDSKPKDHRQKVLFIDASKEFKTGRAQNELLPEHVDNIHRWYEDYQDVEGICRVVTLDEIRENDFNLTIPRYVEPVIEEESITIDRAIANLKEALQAACAAEDRLKALLEKEGLMA from the coding sequence ATGAAATCATTGTCAATACAGTCACAAAATATCGATATATCATCCCTCTCCGGGCATCTCTGGCAGGCGGCCAATATCCTGCGCGGTCCTGTCGACGCGGCCGACTTCAAGACTTACATCTTCCCGCTGCTGTTCTTCAAGCGGCTCTCCGACGTCTATGACGAAGAGTATGCCGCTGCCCTGGAAGAGTCCGACGGCGACGTGGAATTTGCCCAGTTCCCCGAAAATCACCGGTTCCAGGTTCCGGAGAACTGCCATTGGAAGGATGCCCGAGCCAAGAGCGCCAATATCGGCCATGCGCTCCAGAAGGCCATGCGCTGTATCGAGCAGGCCAATCCGGACACCCTGCACGGCATCTTCGGCGATGCCCAGTGGACGAACAAGGAGCGCCTTTCGGACGCGCTGCTCAAGGACCTGCTCGAACATTTTTCGTCGCTCAACCTGGGCAATGAGCATTGCAAGGCGGACATTCTCGGACAGGCCTATGAATACCTGATCAAGAAATTTGCCGACCTGACCAACAAGAAGGCCGGTGAATTCTATACCCCGCGTTCCGTGGTCGCGCTGATGGTTCGCATCCTTGCGCCCAAGGCGGGGGAAACCATCTATGACCCGGCCTGCGGGACCGGCGGCATGCTCCTCGAGGCCCTGCACCATGTCAAAGAGCATGGCGGTGACGAGCACCTCATGCTGGGCAAGCTCTACGGCCAGGAAAAGAACCTGACCACATCCTCTATCGCCAGGATGAACCTCTTTCTCCACGGCGCGGAAGATTTCCATATCGAACGCGGCGACACGCTGCGCTTACCCGCTTTTTATTCAGGCGACAGTCTCGCTACCTTTGACTGCGTCATCGCCAATCCTCCGTTCTCCCTTAAAAAATGGGGGGACGACGCCTGGACCAACGATCCCTACGGCCGCAACTTTGCCGGGCTGCCGCCAGCCAAATCCGGCGACTTCGCCTGGGTTCAACACATGGTCAAATCCATGGCCCGCAAGACCGGCCGCATGGCTGTGGTGCTTCCCCATGGTGTGCTGTTCCGCATGTCCAAGGAAGGAAAAATCCGGCACAAGCTGCTGGAAATGGATATCCTCGAAGCGGTGATCGGCCTCGGGAAGAATATCTTCTACGGCACCGGACTCGCGCCCTGCGTGCTGGTCTTCCGGGACAGCAAGCCCAAGGATCACCGCCAGAAGGTGCTGTTCATCGACGCCTCGAAGGAGTTCAAGACCGGGCGCGCCCAGAATGAGCTTCTGCCGGAACACGTGGACAACATCCATCGCTGGTACGAGGACTATCAGGATGTGGAAGGGATCTGCCGGGTGGTCACGCTCGACGAAATCCGCGAGAACGATTTCAACCTGACCATCCCCCGTTACGTGGAGCCGGTGATTGAAGAAGAATCGATAACCATCGATCGGGCCATCGCCAATCTCAAAGAAGCGCTGCAGGCGGCGTGTGCGGCCGAGGATCGGCTGAAGGCGCTGCTCGAAAAAGAAGGATTGATGGCATGA
- a CDS encoding IS630 family transposase: MDPVIKYYTELARLKDIPEYNRVRAEKRFLLIKEYEERYLPEEAKRLGDSFRLKKATIKFCKEYGVSLRTFYHWLHDYGNHGIDGLIPKYGSRRKQPASSSNPQKRTRISTRSPSGRKSVKVVLEIDVRNPLSCLKQVNAIVQLNPAFNPDVSKAFERFLDENLKNLEKDSILSLPRPISHDEQQKLEKYLASTHRNHQARALALLMAKENRSMHEVTVATHRTRRTVYRWLQLFGEQGLDFIETTQGGGKREEINEKRKALVLEILHAPPSNYGINRTSWTHGALIQAFENTHKESLPKGALQRIIKESGYTWRHARKVLTSPDPDYRQKVAVLLHVLHNLKGDEAFFFIDEAGPWKVKKYGGKTLALPGETPTVPEVQKIKGSVSFIAALEAVSNQATWQFIERKSAAAVISLLKQLRTQYQPFSRLYLTWDAMSSHSSDTVKFWIEKSNEISKERGSYPLLEVVPLPSNAQFLNVVESVISGLKRAVIHNSDYPSKKKMQAAISLHFKERNDFFKEHPRRAGNKIWDKERFDVESLPGGLFRKM; the protein is encoded by the coding sequence GTGGATCCCGTCATTAAATACTACACCGAACTTGCCCGATTGAAGGACATTCCGGAGTACAACCGTGTGCGTGCGGAGAAGCGATTCCTGTTGATCAAGGAGTATGAAGAGCGATATCTCCCCGAAGAAGCCAAAAGGCTTGGAGATAGCTTCCGCCTGAAAAAGGCGACGATAAAATTCTGTAAAGAGTACGGAGTAAGCCTGCGCACCTTTTACCATTGGCTCCACGATTATGGAAATCATGGTATCGATGGATTGATTCCCAAGTATGGGAGTCGGCGCAAGCAACCTGCCTCATCATCAAATCCTCAAAAAAGAACGAGAATATCAACCAGGTCGCCTTCCGGTCGAAAGTCCGTTAAGGTGGTTTTGGAAATCGACGTGAGAAACCCTTTGTCCTGCCTCAAGCAGGTGAATGCTATTGTTCAACTCAATCCGGCATTTAACCCTGATGTTAGCAAAGCTTTTGAGAGGTTTCTGGACGAAAACTTGAAGAATCTGGAAAAGGACTCTATCTTGTCCTTGCCAAGACCAATATCGCATGACGAACAACAAAAGCTGGAAAAATACCTGGCAAGCACCCACCGCAACCATCAAGCAAGAGCTCTGGCGTTGCTTATGGCTAAAGAAAACAGGTCGATGCATGAAGTCACTGTCGCAACCCATAGAACAAGGAGGACGGTTTACAGATGGCTCCAACTCTTTGGAGAACAGGGGCTGGATTTTATCGAAACAACTCAGGGCGGAGGAAAGCGAGAGGAGATAAACGAGAAGAGAAAAGCTTTGGTGCTGGAAATCCTGCATGCTCCCCCATCCAATTACGGTATCAACCGAACGTCCTGGACGCATGGAGCACTTATCCAAGCATTCGAAAATACCCACAAGGAGTCCTTACCGAAAGGCGCTCTGCAGCGCATCATAAAAGAGTCGGGGTACACCTGGCGGCACGCGAGAAAGGTTCTCACGAGCCCTGATCCAGATTATCGACAAAAAGTTGCGGTGCTATTGCACGTCCTTCATAATCTGAAGGGGGATGAAGCATTCTTTTTCATCGATGAAGCTGGCCCTTGGAAAGTCAAAAAATATGGTGGAAAAACACTGGCCCTGCCAGGTGAAACGCCAACGGTTCCGGAAGTGCAAAAAATCAAAGGTTCAGTGAGCTTCATCGCTGCATTGGAAGCTGTTTCAAACCAAGCTACTTGGCAGTTTATTGAAAGAAAGAGCGCGGCTGCTGTTATTTCTCTATTAAAACAACTCCGCACGCAGTACCAACCTTTTAGCAGGTTGTATCTTACGTGGGATGCCATGTCGTCTCACAGCTCGGATACAGTAAAGTTCTGGATTGAAAAATCCAACGAAATATCTAAAGAGCGCGGCAGCTACCCTTTGTTGGAGGTGGTTCCACTGCCCTCGAATGCCCAATTCCTCAACGTTGTAGAGAGTGTAATCAGCGGTCTCAAGAGAGCCGTAATCCACAACAGCGATTATCCTTCGAAAAAGAAAATGCAGGCGGCTATTTCACTGCATTTCAAAGAGCGCAACGATTTTTTCAAAGAGCACCCTCGGAGGGCAGGGAATAAGATTTGGGACAAAGAGAGGTTCGATGTTGAGAGTCTACCAGGAGGGCTTTTTAGAAAGATGTAA
- a CDS encoding ATP-binding protein, whose translation MIKLPVAQYIEAEIKEYSGHPLINALPPINSPQDTARMLNRYPVVAEAEKNLPGHIRRHAMMRILDQFLYPTKSHLQLEQMISGMLRRGYLSRNIADRCYQRNLDVASGTDFQVVARNAGNEALVSSVIGCSGTGKSTAVEAILKGYWQAIYHPEYQHTQLVWLKVECPHDGSVRNLCTNFFRAVDDALGTDYQQLYVKARSSAESMLGDIARVAALHSVGLLVIDEIQHLEKSRSGGSGKMLNFFVTLANVIKVPVLFIGTPKALELFLPTMRSARRAVQFGSLNWSRFVRAESGDGPDGEWERFIKRMWKLQWFKSPTPLTCPMSDLFWEYTQGIAHIAVALFYLCQARAVMAGREVIDRSLVTKVYNEELSIIHPMINALRSGRKEKILQYADLDLPTESIRMLGSHAPDIPMPEATEKKVPETKLARLIDLLEQMGLGQDIAPVVAEQAIEEKPDEDLFGLVSHVRNLQEKTEPRTEPAKPVRQKAAPLKPVYLDNDLRLMRDDDPQVSYQNFKRSGVIIDLTAYL comes from the coding sequence ATGATTAAGCTCCCCGTTGCGCAGTACATAGAAGCAGAGATTAAGGAGTACAGCGGACACCCACTGATAAATGCGTTGCCTCCGATCAACTCCCCACAGGATACCGCCAGGATGCTGAACCGTTACCCAGTGGTCGCAGAGGCGGAAAAAAATCTTCCGGGACATATCCGTCGCCATGCAATGATGCGCATATTGGATCAATTTCTCTATCCGACCAAATCTCATCTGCAGCTGGAGCAGATGATTTCAGGCATGCTCAGGCGGGGTTATCTCAGTCGTAATATTGCTGATCGGTGCTATCAGCGGAATCTGGATGTAGCAAGTGGAACTGACTTTCAGGTTGTAGCCCGCAATGCCGGCAATGAAGCATTGGTAAGTTCAGTTATTGGCTGCTCGGGTACCGGCAAGTCTACAGCGGTAGAAGCTATTTTGAAGGGATACTGGCAAGCGATTTACCATCCTGAGTATCAGCATACCCAACTAGTTTGGCTGAAAGTTGAATGCCCGCATGATGGCTCAGTGAGAAACTTGTGCACCAACTTCTTTCGTGCTGTCGATGATGCGTTGGGTACCGATTACCAACAGCTCTATGTCAAAGCCAGATCCTCGGCAGAATCCATGCTGGGTGACATCGCAAGGGTGGCTGCTCTTCATTCGGTTGGCTTACTCGTAATCGATGAAATACAGCATTTGGAAAAGTCACGCTCCGGTGGCTCAGGCAAGATGCTTAACTTCTTCGTGACACTTGCTAATGTTATCAAGGTGCCGGTGCTTTTTATCGGTACTCCTAAGGCGCTGGAGCTATTTTTGCCCACGATGCGCTCCGCCCGGCGTGCAGTTCAGTTTGGCAGCTTGAACTGGAGCCGTTTTGTGCGGGCCGAAAGTGGTGATGGACCAGACGGTGAGTGGGAGCGGTTCATCAAGCGCATGTGGAAGCTGCAATGGTTCAAATCCCCGACGCCGCTGACATGCCCAATGAGTGATCTGTTCTGGGAATATACCCAGGGGATTGCCCATATAGCGGTGGCACTTTTCTATCTTTGTCAGGCGCGCGCAGTCATGGCCGGCAGAGAAGTGATTGACCGTTCTCTGGTGACCAAAGTGTATAATGAGGAGCTTTCGATCATTCACCCGATGATCAATGCCCTGCGAAGCGGTCGCAAGGAGAAAATCCTTCAGTATGCGGACCTCGATTTGCCCACCGAATCCATCAGGATGCTGGGATCGCATGCCCCCGATATTCCGATGCCAGAGGCCACTGAAAAGAAAGTGCCCGAGACTAAACTCGCCAGGTTGATTGATCTGCTTGAGCAGATGGGACTTGGGCAGGATATCGCGCCAGTTGTTGCAGAACAGGCGATTGAAGAGAAGCCGGATGAAGACCTGTTTGGGCTGGTGTCTCATGTAAGAAATTTGCAAGAAAAAACGGAGCCACGGACCGAACCCGCAAAGCCTGTCCGACAGAAAGCTGCGCCCTTGAAGCCCGTTTATCTGGATAATGACCTCCGTTTGATGCGAGATGATGATCCTCAGGTGAGTTATCAGAATTTCAAACGCAGTGGAGTCATAATTGATCTGACGGCATACTTGTAA